One Anaerohalosphaeraceae bacterium DNA segment encodes these proteins:
- a CDS encoding sialate O-acetylesterase: MKIRKSFEWILIAAFLASFSSADVRLPAILSDNMVLQRNTEVAVWGWADPDESITITHTWQPDVQVSQTVKAGPDGTWKIMLKTPDAGGPYTLTIQGKNKITLQNILIGEVWFCSGQSNMEWPTSRIENAAPEIQAAAKYPQIRLFQVDKATAPTPQPDCSGQWKVCSPETVSSFSAIGYLFSRILCDELKVPVGMIGTYWGGTPAEAWTSRDAIGAFPEFEPQVKELDQIKRPVLTGAQIRQLQQEWNEQIIQKEPGLPGQWYSESYDDSSWKTMPVPGLWNQDGLDKLDGIVWNRYTFTLPADWVQKELVLELGPIDDVDITWLNGVKIGQTDFYNIHRRYVIQPGTARAGQNLLAIRIWDHMGGGGLYGRPEQVRIYPKDEPDKAVSLAGEWKYKLSISYNDLPGYMDLRPLDQNLPTVLYNAMIAPLIPYGVRGALWYQGESNCGRGEQYKRLLPAMVQDWRKKWGRGDFPFYYVQIAPYDYGNPDDTASALLREAQFHILSLLSNSGMAVTMDIGNPKDIHPTNKLDVAKRLALWALAKTYGRENLVYSGPLYREMKIEGNKIRLFFDHVGSGLMAKGGPLTHFAIAGEDRKFVPAAAVIEGDTVVVSSPDVPKPVAVRYGFTNSAQPNLFNKEGLPASSFRTDNW; the protein is encoded by the coding sequence ATGAAAATACGCAAGAGCTTCGAATGGATTTTGATTGCAGCTTTTTTGGCAAGTTTCTCTTCAGCCGACGTACGTCTGCCGGCAATTTTATCTGACAACATGGTTCTTCAGCGCAACACTGAAGTCGCCGTCTGGGGCTGGGCAGACCCGGATGAATCAATTACCATCACCCACACCTGGCAGCCGGATGTTCAGGTCAGCCAGACGGTAAAGGCCGGTCCGGACGGGACCTGGAAAATTATGCTCAAAACGCCGGATGCCGGCGGCCCTTATACCTTGACCATTCAGGGCAAAAATAAAATCACTCTTCAGAATATTCTGATTGGGGAAGTGTGGTTCTGTTCAGGGCAATCCAATATGGAATGGCCGACCTCAAGAATAGAAAATGCCGCTCCGGAGATTCAAGCGGCAGCCAAATATCCCCAAATCCGGCTCTTTCAGGTTGACAAAGCCACGGCTCCGACTCCCCAGCCGGACTGCAGCGGCCAATGGAAAGTCTGTTCGCCCGAAACCGTTTCTTCCTTTTCCGCCATCGGATATTTGTTTTCCCGCATTCTCTGTGATGAGCTCAAAGTACCTGTCGGAATGATTGGAACCTACTGGGGCGGAACTCCCGCCGAAGCCTGGACAAGCCGGGATGCCATTGGGGCTTTTCCGGAGTTTGAGCCGCAGGTCAAAGAACTGGACCAAATCAAGCGTCCTGTCCTGACCGGTGCTCAGATTCGCCAGCTCCAGCAGGAATGGAACGAACAAATCATCCAAAAAGAACCCGGTTTGCCCGGACAATGGTATTCAGAATCGTACGACGACAGCAGCTGGAAAACGATGCCTGTGCCGGGCCTGTGGAACCAGGACGGTCTGGATAAACTGGACGGAATCGTCTGGAATCGATACACCTTCACGCTGCCGGCCGACTGGGTTCAAAAGGAACTGGTGCTGGAACTGGGACCGATTGACGATGTTGATATAACCTGGCTGAACGGCGTAAAAATCGGCCAGACCGATTTTTACAACATCCATCGCCGTTATGTCATCCAGCCGGGCACAGCGCGAGCAGGTCAAAATCTGCTGGCCATCCGCATCTGGGACCATATGGGCGGCGGCGGCCTGTACGGGCGGCCCGAGCAGGTACGGATTTACCCGAAGGATGAGCCGGACAAGGCTGTTTCGCTGGCTGGAGAGTGGAAATACAAACTGAGCATCTCCTACAACGATTTGCCCGGCTATATGGACCTGCGGCCGCTGGACCAGAACCTGCCGACGGTCCTGTATAATGCGATGATTGCTCCGCTGATTCCTTATGGAGTTCGGGGGGCCTTGTGGTATCAGGGTGAATCCAACTGCGGTCGAGGGGAACAGTACAAGCGGCTTCTGCCGGCTATGGTGCAGGACTGGCGAAAGAAATGGGGCCGGGGCGATTTCCCCTTCTATTATGTACAAATCGCCCCCTACGATTACGGCAATCCGGATGATACAGCCAGTGCTCTCTTGCGGGAAGCCCAGTTCCACATTCTATCTCTTCTGAGCAACAGCGGAATGGCCGTGACGATGGACATCGGCAATCCGAAAGACATCCACCCCACCAACAAACTGGATGTCGCCAAACGGCTGGCTTTGTGGGCACTGGCCAAAACGTACGGCCGGGAAAATCTGGTCTATTCCGGGCCGCTTTATCGGGAAATGAAGATTGAGGGCAATAAAATCCGGCTCTTCTTCGACCATGTCGGCTCAGGACTCATGGCCAAGGGCGGGCCGCTGACACACTTTGCCATCGCCGGTGAAGACCGAAAATTTGTTCCGGCTGCGGCAGTCATTGAAGGGGATACTGTGGTGGTTTCCAGCCCGGATGTGCCCAAGCCCGTTGCTGTTCGCTATGGATTTACCAATTCCGCCCAGCCGAATCTGTTCAACAAAGAAGGACTGCCTGCTTCTTCCTTCCGAACCGACAACTGGTAA
- a CDS encoding radical SAM protein, with translation MDKLLRKPRIAAFEITRRCPLHCRHCRAAADGHQEDALTTEQCISILRSLAAFGHCIAILTGGEPMARADFFEILQAGRQMGLRMAAATCGWYLDEAAAERLKKAELLSISFSLDGADAQTHDAFRDSPGAFQTTMRAVQAARRAGLDFQINTTITKRNLEQIDRIARLAEESGAFCWNPFILVPVGRGESIRDLLLEPREYESLLEYLGRMKGRLSIELRLTCGPQFARVCRQQNLPKADRVPGCLAGEDFVFINWRGDVQPCGFLEVSAGSLLQRDFASIWGESELFSRLRNLHGYKGACGGCAYLTVCRGCRARALAVYGDYLQQDPVCRLAQNIEERKP, from the coding sequence ATGGATAAACTGTTAAGAAAACCCCGGATTGCGGCCTTTGAGATTACGCGGCGCTGTCCGCTGCACTGCCGGCACTGCCGCGCGGCTGCCGACGGACATCAGGAGGATGCTTTGACTACAGAGCAATGCATCTCCATCCTGCGGTCGCTGGCTGCCTTCGGGCACTGCATTGCCATCTTAACCGGAGGGGAGCCGATGGCCCGGGCGGATTTCTTTGAGATTCTTCAGGCAGGCCGGCAGATGGGCTTGCGGATGGCGGCGGCGACCTGCGGCTGGTATCTGGATGAGGCGGCCGCTGAACGGCTCAAAAAAGCGGAGCTGCTGTCGATTTCTTTTTCGCTGGATGGCGCCGATGCGCAGACGCATGATGCCTTTCGGGACAGCCCGGGGGCTTTCCAGACGACAATGAGGGCCGTTCAGGCCGCCCGCAGAGCGGGGCTGGATTTTCAGATTAACACGACGATTACCAAGCGGAATCTGGAGCAGATTGACCGGATTGCCCGGCTTGCGGAGGAATCAGGGGCCTTCTGCTGGAATCCGTTTATCCTCGTGCCGGTTGGGCGGGGCGAGTCCATTCGAGACCTGCTTCTGGAGCCGCGTGAGTATGAATCTCTTTTAGAATATCTGGGCCGGATGAAAGGCCGGCTGTCGATTGAACTTCGGCTCACCTGCGGGCCGCAGTTTGCCCGTGTGTGCCGACAGCAGAACCTGCCGAAGGCCGACAGAGTGCCCGGATGCCTGGCGGGCGAAGATTTTGTCTTTATCAACTGGCGAGGGGATGTGCAGCCCTGCGGGTTTCTGGAGGTGTCGGCAGGCAGTCTGCTTCAAAGAGATTTTGCGTCGATTTGGGGCGAGTCGGAATTGTTCAGCCGTCTGCGGAATCTGCACGGCTACAAGGGGGCCTGCGGGGGCTGTGCGTATTTGACGGTGTGCCGCGGCTGTCGTGCACGGGCCCTGGCGGTGTACGGCGATTATCTTCAGCAGGACCCGGTCTGTCGGCTGGCTCAAAATATCGAGGAACGAAAGCCATGA